TGATGATGACCGAGTCGAAATTGTTGCTCAGAATTTCGTAGAATCGATTGAGCTTCTGATCCGTCGAGATACCGCTCTGCGGTATGCCGACATCGACGCCGGCTTCGTGCGCTGCATTTTTCGCCAAGCGATAGACAGCGCGGTCGTGCGATTTGATTGTCTGGCAGTTGATTTTGATGACGCCGAACCGGTCCCCTTGTGAGTTCGCGAGTTCAAGAACCTGCTGACAGACTGCGTTAATGATGAGCGATTTCCCAGTGCCCGACGGCCCGTAGAGAAGCATATTGGGCGGTCGATTTCCTTGCAACGCCGGCCGAAGATAGGTGATGATGTCGTCCAGCTGGTCATCGCGACCGACAATCCGGTCCTCGTCGATGACAGCGTCGGGATCGAGCAATCCCTTATCCTGAAAAACAGAATTCTGAACGCCCTCCTGAAGACGGCCTTTGATAGATTGTGAGAGGGATTGTTGATCGTCGCCGTCAGCCATGTTTGCGGATTAGGTCGAGACTATAAATAAATATGGGTACCGTGTGCGAGGTTAAATCAGCTGTATTCAGCCGATAGAGGCAGTTTCAAAGAGGGTGTGCGGTTAAGACCATGAACCGCGGGCGAAATCAATTGCTCGAAGAGACCCTCCGTGTGCGAAGTGAAATCAGGTACACGTCGAGGATAGCGACCGCCGTTTCGTCAGAGAAAGCAACCGTCGATGGGCCTACCCCCCGTGTGCGAGATGAAACACTGGACGGAATTATGAGTCGAATGAGATCGACGAGGTCGGTGGGAGGTGGGACACTCACGGTAACCCGCCCCCACACCCCGTGTGCGAGATGAATTTATCGAAGGGGTGTGGCCGGAGTAGCGCTGGCGATCACCCAATATCGGAGAGATAAGCCACGATCAGCCGAGATAACGGAGGAACAGGCCAGTAGACGTTCCGAGTAACTCGCCGAAGAACACGGTCTTGTCACGAAATATACTGTTTCGTTTCGACCGACCTTAGGGCCACTACGGTTCCGGTTGACAGAGTGGCTATGTAAAGGTTTCCCTGAAACATAGTCCTCCGTCAGTTGTGCCTTCTCGTCTTCTCTATCCCGTAAAATCGGTTAATACGGTACTTTCGACGCAGCTCTCCGTGATTACCCCCTCCCACCGTTCTCCGGATTTCATATCGCACACGGGGTGTGGGGGTTCACGACTCGTCTTTTCGGTGATTAACCAACGTTCTCCGGCCAATCGCCTTTATGTTGGTTAATTCTTTTTCGACTCCATGAACGCTGTCAGCTCTGGCGCCCGTGTCTCCGAGAGCGCTCGACGAATGTCTGACCGGGTCCTGTCTAATGGTGAGAGAACGCCCTCGACAGCTCTGATGAGTTCCGTCTCGTAGTAGTCCGGATCGTACATCTCGACTTCCTCGTGAGCCAATGCGACCCGCTCTCGCGAGGTCTTCCCATCGTCAACGACGACGTACTCGATGTCCTGTCCCGGATGGATGGCGAGGTTCTGGTCACGAGCGCGCTTCAGCGCCGCCACGTTCTGCGTGTTTTGGGTGTAGCCTTCGAGTGGTTTGGATACACGATTCCGTTCGACGAGCTGCTCAATCGGGACCCGACCAGCGTGTAGCTGGTCGATTGCATCCTGAAGACATCCGAGCACCGCGTCCGGTGACCGAGTCGCATCGAATCGATTGAGGCACTCTCGCTGAACTCTTTCGATGAAGGGTGGCGTCGAGCGCTGCCGGGCTTCGATCCCTCTCAGTTTGAACTCGTCGTCGCCGGCGACCTTCCCGAAGTACTTCGTCAGCGCGCCGGCGTCGCTCTCGCGCTGCGGGACGAACGCCACCCAGTCGTAGTGGGCTTCGTGTTCGAGCCGAATTTCGACGCCTTCCGTAATCTCCGTCGCTAGCGTCTCGAGGTTCTCGCGATCCTCGTCGTCGATGTCGGGGTCTGGCGTCACCCAGATGGAGTCGACGATCCCGTGGACGACGCGCCAGCCGCCAGCTTCCAGTCGCTGTTTCGCCGTCAGTAGAATCTCCCGAGCGAACGCGTTGATCGCTTCGTGGCACTCGATGCGGCCGAACTTCGCGTTGCTGAACCCCTGATACCCGAAGCAGGCGACGAGGATCCACTTTAGCGCTCCCGACCGCCCTTCGAGTTCAGCCAGGCGGTCCTCGTCGGGATCGTCCCGTTCCTTCTCACGACGGATGGCCGCCTTGATCTCGTCGCGTGCGTTGATGATTGGCTGTAGCACATCGACGAGGTAGCCCCGGTCGTCGCAGATCGAGTATTCGAGCCCGGGGACGTCGTCGCGGTCGCCGTGGCAGTCACACCGGATGACGTCCGGTGAGACGTTCCGGGTACAGATGATGTTCGGGTACAACGAGGAGAAGTCGAGTTCGTGGACGTTCTCGTGAAGGCCGACCTCGGGGGCAAAGATGAAGCCGCCGCGGTCGGCGTCGTGGAGCGTCCCCATCGGCTTGTAGAACTCGTGGCGCCAGGAGTTCCACGGGACGAGGACGCCGCGGTCGTGGGCCTCACAGATTTGAATCGCGGTGAGGACGTTCCCGATCGACGCCCACGCGAGCTCCTGGACGGGCTTTTTCGAGCGCGACACGAGGCCGAGGACGCCGTCGAGGTTCGTCTCCCCGTAGAAGAACGTGTTCGACTCGTCGATGATCGCCCGGCCGGGCACGTTGTACCGCGCCGGTGAGTGACCGACGCGACCGTAGCTTGAGTACGTCGACCGGCTCGCGAGCTGCTGGTAGTCGACGTCCGGCCACCGACTCAGCGAGAAGTCGTTGACGCCGGCGTCCGTCGCCATCTCGTACAGCGTCGGGACGATCTCGCTCGTCGAGCAGACCAGGACATCTGGATCGTGCGCTTCGAGCGCCCCCTGGACGGCGGTCAGGATATCCGTCGGCGAGCCGGTGACGGTGTCGCCAGCGACGGATAGTTCCTCGTAGACGTCGTTGCTCGTTTCGGTCACCGGAACACTGAGCCGGAGCGTCGACAGCTCGCTCGCCGGCGTCGGATCGGCGCCGGTCTCCAGACAGTACCGGAACTCTCGCGAAAAGTCCACGTTGAAACAGGCGAGATCCCCGACTGGATAGTCCGACAGCTGGCGCGCCTGCCGGGCGAGTGGAGTGACGCGATCGATGTGGGCAACGTCGACAGCGAGAACGGCCTCCTCGTCTCGTCGAAAGCCGGGGCGTCGCGCCACCAGTTCGGTCGCGACGACATCCGGGTGCTGGTCGTACACCGATTGGAGCGTCGTGAGGTCGATGTCGGACGCTGGGTCGCGAGCGGCGACGTAGAAGCGTGGGGTGTAGTCATCGCGCTCGGTCGCGACGGCGCCGTCGGCGGTTGCCTCCCACTCCAGGACGCGGCCGTCGTTCAGAAAGTCGATACTGAACGGCATCGTCACGGGTTCGCGTCCGGTGGGGCACTCTCCTGGTCATCGCTTGTTGCGACCGCGGCTTCGAGTTCCTCGAGGCGCTCTTCGTGATCGTCGAGGCGTCCCTCCTGTTCGAGATCGATGCTGAGCAGCGCCGGCAGCAGCGGGTTTTGGTGGTTCAACAGCCCGCTCGCGTCGGCGTGCTCGCGGGCGTACTCGAACAGCCGGTCGAAGCGCGGCTGGTCGCGACGCCGCAGTGCCCGGCGGAACTCCGCCCACCGCTCTTCGATGGCCCGCAGCGCATCTCGGTACGTCGGGTTCGTGCGCCCCATCGCTATCGGCCTCCTGTCCCGGTCGCCGTCCACGCATCGAGCAAGGGGTCCGCGGTTGCCGCCACCGTTTCACCGTCAGCTGTGACGCCCGTCCCGACACCCTCCGGGGTCGGCGTCGACGGCGTCGGCGTTGTCGGTTCCACGCCGACTTGCGTGGCGCGTGACGCGAGCAGCTGCCGCCAGTACGCGAACGTCGTCTGGTAGTACGCGCCGTCGTCGACGGGATAGACGAGCGTCTCGAAGTCCTCGCCGACGACTCGTGGGCCCATCCGAGTTTGCTCGCACTCGAGATGGTGGTCCGCGACCGTCTCGACTGGCTCGGTGAATTCGTTTCGTTCGTTTCGCGTAACGAGCACCGGGATGTCGTACCCATCGGCGTAGGTCGCTAACCTGGCGAGGGTGCGGGCTTGGAGGGTTTTCGCGTGGGTCTCGCCGAGGGTATCGTCGGTGCGATACTGGGCGTCGACGGCCGGGGCGACGATGAGGGCGGGCGTGTGGGGCGACGTGTCCTCGTCGTGACCTGGTGCCCGTCGACCGGCCGCGCCTGAATCGGCGGTGGACGTCCGAATCGACTTGTTCACCGCTGTTGGAAGATCACAGACCGTGCCGTAGTGCTGATAGGCGGTAAATCCGCGTGCCACATGGATTCGGTTGAGCAACCGTTGACTGGGGGCTATCTGCGTCAGCGTGGTCGTCGTCGCATGGCCGTTTGCGTCAATCCAGAAAGCGGGCCCGTCGTGCAAGAGGAGATGATCGAGTACCAATGACTGAAGAATCGGAACACCCCGATCACCTTCGACATCGAGGAGTGTGATACCGTCCTCAAGGGAGGGAAGCAGCTTTCCGTCCGTCGCGGGATCGGCTTGATTAGCCAGATTCTGGTTGCGGTCAGCGCTCCGTGTTGGCTGGTCTACTGCCAATCGGTTCGACGTCGATGTGGACCGGTCGGGCATACTCCCGTAGATGGCCACGTACCAGATAAGCCGCGGCGTGTCGCTTCCGCATTTCCAAGGAATGACTGAGTAATGCGGTACATCGGACTCAGGCGCTGGCTTTTGGCGATCGTCTGAAGGTTTCCGAGAAGGCTTCCAGAATGACCTTAGTTCGGATAGTTCGTAGCAAGTGGCCCCAACCTTTCAGGTTGGGTCTGAGCGACAATACGGCCCGACAATCCAGGTGCTACGGCTTGTCTGCATGTTCCACCGCCTCTAGACCGGCTTCAATAATCTCTTGATAGGCTTCTTCGAGGTCCTTGTCCTCTTGTTCGGCGTAGTCTTTCACCCGCCCATTCAGTGTGTGCGAGATGTCGATGTTCGGTCGCATTGTTTTTGTCCAAAAGACATTTAGACATTCAGGAACAAATGTCTGTTGTCGTGAGGCGAACCAATACGTTCGCGGTGCGACCGCTCTCCGAGCAGGATGAGCAACTGCTCCGTGAGCTGTTGGACGCCTCCGCCAGCCTCTGGAACGAACTGAACTACGAGCGCCGCCAGAACTTCTTCGACGGCAACTCCGTATGGGATACTGACGACTACCGCAAACAGTACGTCGGTATCCTCGGCTCCGCTACTGCCCAACAAGTCATCCGTAAGAACAGCGAGGCGTGGCGGTCGTTCTTCGCCGCCCGGGAAGATGGCGAGGACACAGCCCCTCCCGGTTACTGGGGCAACGAGGAAGCCGGTAGAGAGTTGCGGACGTACATCCGCAACGACTCCTACACCATCGAAACTGGTGAACGGAGTCGCCTCGAAATCCCGGTCGGCCAAGACCTGAAAGATGAGTACGGACTTGGCTACTACGACCGCCTGCGGCTCGAAGTCTGCGGCGCTCCCAAGTGGGACGGCGAACAGGGCCGATTGGAACTGTACTTCGACGAGATCGACGACACGTTCAGAGCCATTCAACCTGTCACTGTCCCGGATTCTCGACAGGATTCACCACTAGCCGACGAATCGGCTGCTCTGGATGTAGGCGCGAACAACCTCGTCGCTTGTACCACCACCACCGGCCAGCAGTATCTCTACGAGGGACGCGACCTTTTCGCCCGCTTCCGTGAAACCACCGAAGAAATCGCGAGGCTCCAATCGAAACTCCAAGAGGGCCGAAACAGTAGCCAGCGGATTCGATCCCTGTACCGCAAGCGAACGCGCCGCCGCGACCACGCCCAAGACGCTCTCGTGCGGAATTTGATCGAGCGACTATACGACGAAGGTGTCGATACGGTGTACGTCGGCGACCTTACGGACGTGCTGGTGGACTACTGGAGCGCGGAAGTGAACGAGAAAACCCACCAGTTCTGGGCGTATCGCTCGTTCATCGATCGTCTCGCCACGACCGCCGAGGAGTACGGTATCACGGTCGAAGTCCGCACAGAAGCATACACGACGGCGGAATGTCCAGTGTGTGGCGAACGAGAGAAGACGGAGCGGGACGGCGACGTGTTCCGCTGTTCGTGTGGCTACGAGGGGCACGCCGACCTCGGTGCGTCACGGACATTCCTCGAACGACAGGCTGGCGTGAATCTGGACGTCGGGTCGATGGCACGGCCTGTGCGCCTCAAGTGGGACGACCATATCTGGTCGGAGTTATCACGCTCTCCCGAGAGGGCCAGTCCCAACGAGGAGCGCACAAACCGGAGTACCCGCACGGGGAAACTTGCCTCCGTGGGTGCGGCATAGCCAATATCCCCACCGGAGGAATCCCATTCCCCTAAGGATGGGAGGATGTCAATGGGCGCGATCTGGGCGAGTGTACTAGTTGTCCACAGTCCCGATACACTTCGCCGTGGCGCTTCCGCGTTTCAGGAAAGCCACGAGATAGATGGTAGCCCGCTCTCGGTCGTCGTGTTTCTGCGGACGATTGACTATTTCCGCTGCCGCTCAGTTAACCAACACGCCGAATTTCTTGGGCCGTTTGTTGGTTAAGAATATCGGCGCTGACGAGGCTCCACGCGACCACGTTGAAGATGCCTCCTCCCGAATTTCCCTGTATGTGTGGCCGAAACTCGCTCTTCATCGACCAGGCTGACCTCGAGGCCCGCTTCGACGCCGAGGTCGTCACGGATGGTGGGTATACACCACGATACAACATCGCGCCTGGCGACGACCTCCACATCATCACGAACGAGGCTCCAGGCGAGATCGACGCCTACCACTGGGGCCTGATTCCGTTCTGGGCGGACGAGCCCGAGGAGGGCATCATCAACGCTCGCTCCGAGACTGCCGACGAGAAACGTGTCTTCGAGAGGGCATGGGAATCGCGCCCCTGTCTCGTCCCCTCATCGGGCTTCTACGAGTGGAAATCGCCAAACTGCGGGTCGAAACAGCCCTACCGGATTTACCGTGAAGACGACCCTGCCTTCGCGATGGCCGGGCTCTGGGACGTCTGGGAGGGCGACGACGAGACGATCTCGTGCGTCACTATTCTCACGACGGAGCCGAACGACTTGATGGACTCCATCCACGACCGGATGCCGGTCGTCCTCCCACAGGACGCTGAGTCCGACTGGCTCACCGCAGACCCGAACACCCGCAAGGAACTGTGCCAGCCGTATCCGAATGACGATCTCGACGCCTACGAGATCTCGACGCGAGTTAACAACCCCGGCAACGACGATCCCCAGGTCATCGAGCCGCTAGACCACGAGCAATCTGGCCTCGGCGAGTTCAGTTCCTGATAGCTGACGGGCTTACGGTCACTGCATCGGCGACGCCGCTGCCGAATCGACGAGCGAGTACTCTCGATCCCGACTCGTTCCCTCCGCCTCAAGGAGGTTGTACTGCTCCATCTTCGAGAGGTACGTGCGGATAGTCCGCTTCGTCCGTGGGTCATCGACCTCTTCGGAGTAGTGTTCGTGGATCTCGCTCGGTCCGACCGGGCCGTGCTCGCGGATGATGTCGTAGACAACGCGCTGGTGCGGCGTGAGCGAGTCGAGGCTCTTCTGCTTGATCTGGGCCCGAGCATCCTCGGCGGCGTCCAGGAGGATGTCGTCGGTGATGCGTTCGTGGTTCTCGCGATCTGCCTTGCCGGCGGCCGTTCGGAGGATGCCGATTGCGAGGCGGGCGTCGCCGGCGGCCGCGTCGGCGATACGATAGAGCTGGTCGTCGGTGATGACGTCCTCGTCGAGGCCCCACTTCGCCCGCGCACTCAGAATGTCGTACAGCTGCTCGTCGTGGTACTTGTCCATCCGGACGTGTTCGCTGGAGCGCAGGCGGCTCACGAGGCGGTCGTCGACGCGGCTGAACAGCTCCTCTTCCTTGTTCGCGATGCAGATGATCGCG
The Halorientalis litorea DNA segment above includes these coding regions:
- a CDS encoding RNA-guided endonuclease InsQ/TnpB family protein, whose product is MSVVVRRTNTFAVRPLSEQDEQLLRELLDASASLWNELNYERRQNFFDGNSVWDTDDYRKQYVGILGSATAQQVIRKNSEAWRSFFAAREDGEDTAPPGYWGNEEAGRELRTYIRNDSYTIETGERSRLEIPVGQDLKDEYGLGYYDRLRLEVCGAPKWDGEQGRLELYFDEIDDTFRAIQPVTVPDSRQDSPLADESAALDVGANNLVACTTTTGQQYLYEGRDLFARFRETTEEIARLQSKLQEGRNSSQRIRSLYRKRTRRRDHAQDALVRNLIERLYDEGVDTVYVGDLTDVLVDYWSAEVNEKTHQFWAYRSFIDRLATTAEEYGITVEVRTEAYTTAECPVCGEREKTERDGDVFRCSCGYEGHADLGASRTFLERQAGVNLDVGSMARPVRLKWDDHIWSELSRSPERASPNEERTNRSTRTGKLASVGAA
- a CDS encoding SOS response-associated peptidase produces the protein MCGRNSLFIDQADLEARFDAEVVTDGGYTPRYNIAPGDDLHIITNEAPGEIDAYHWGLIPFWADEPEEGIINARSETADEKRVFERAWESRPCLVPSSGFYEWKSPNCGSKQPYRIYREDDPAFAMAGLWDVWEGDDETISCVTILTTEPNDLMDSIHDRMPVVLPQDAESDWLTADPNTRKELCQPYPNDDLDAYEISTRVNNPGNDDPQVIEPLDHEQSGLGEFSS
- a CDS encoding type B DNA-directed DNA polymerase, with translation MPFSIDFLNDGRVLEWEATADGAVATERDDYTPRFYVAARDPASDIDLTTLQSVYDQHPDVVATELVARRPGFRRDEEAVLAVDVAHIDRVTPLARQARQLSDYPVGDLACFNVDFSREFRYCLETGADPTPASELSTLRLSVPVTETSNDVYEELSVAGDTVTGSPTDILTAVQGALEAHDPDVLVCSTSEIVPTLYEMATDAGVNDFSLSRWPDVDYQQLASRSTYSSYGRVGHSPARYNVPGRAIIDESNTFFYGETNLDGVLGLVSRSKKPVQELAWASIGNVLTAIQICEAHDRGVLVPWNSWRHEFYKPMGTLHDADRGGFIFAPEVGLHENVHELDFSSLYPNIICTRNVSPDVIRCDCHGDRDDVPGLEYSICDDRGYLVDVLQPIINARDEIKAAIRREKERDDPDEDRLAELEGRSGALKWILVACFGYQGFSNAKFGRIECHEAINAFAREILLTAKQRLEAGGWRVVHGIVDSIWVTPDPDIDDEDRENLETLATEITEGVEIRLEHEAHYDWVAFVPQRESDAGALTKYFGKVAGDDEFKLRGIEARQRSTPPFIERVQRECLNRFDATRSPDAVLGCLQDAIDQLHAGRVPIEQLVERNRVSKPLEGYTQNTQNVAALKRARDQNLAIHPGQDIEYVVVDDGKTSRERVALAHEEVEMYDPDYYETELIRAVEGVLSPLDRTRSDIRRALSETRAPELTAFMESKKN
- a CDS encoding Cdc6/Cdc18 family protein, with the protein product MIRDARVLRAGFVPREVEHRDAEVNHLSSVLEPITNGEPADTAIVTGPSGTGKTCISKFVTERLREEVLDVEATYVNCWRNYTRFRTLYQILDDLGATIDIHRQSTPHDELVDRLQQHDGPRTVVILDEVDQLEDPSVIYDLHSLPQFAIICIANKEEELFSRVDDRLVSRLRSSEHVRMDKYHDEQLYDILSARAKWGLDEDVITDDQLYRIADAAAGDARLAIGILRTAAGKADRENHERITDDILLDAAEDARAQIKQKSLDSLTPHQRVVYDIIREHGPVGPSEIHEHYSEEVDDPRTKRTIRTYLSKMEQYNLLEAEGTSRDREYSLVDSAAASPMQ